In Chryseobacterium gleum, a single genomic region encodes these proteins:
- a CDS encoding TonB-dependent receptor plug domain-containing protein — protein MKIKYISIIFLGASTLSYAQQIKDTLKESKIDEVAITGSRNKKRTVVNTPVPIDIIDIKQVSQSTGQVEVNQLLQFSAPSFNSNKQSGSDGADAVDPATLRGLGPDQTLLLLNGKRYHQSSLINLFGTKGRGNTGYDMNTIPIGAIKRVEVLRDGASAQYGSDAIAGVINVILNDRDKGFEGNAFYGMNLFKSPGNNDVVSDHKVDGTTFDFSGNFGTKIGSKGGFGNFTAEFINKDYAIRNANPDIYNKPSLAPRQRFGDAKAQNIYFFGNVELPLSDGLKFYSRQGFSHRNTKAYAWTRTADADGNIPEIYPSGFNPIENTSISDFTFDNGLKFKVLDWDVDFYNAFGNNRFTYQIDNTINATLGVKSPTSFNAGGHSLLQNTTGFNAVKQFKVLEGLNIAFGSEFRYEKFNIIKGEEASYAMYDINGNVVTKDTPQNLWVSVPGSDPTRYRPGGSQGFPGYSIDLGKSRNNFAAYIDTELDVTKNWMISVAGRFENYNDFGSTLNGKFATRYAITPQFAFRGSVSTGFRAPSLAQKYYSQQFTNFQGGKLVTIQLASNDSKLASSLGIPQLKQETSVNGSAGFTFNTGKFTATIDGYYIQVKDRIVLTGYFAQEDLPAEVQAENPFIDQVQFFSNAIDTRTKGVDLILSYSENIGSGKLTATLAGNYNDMEITKVNTSEQLAGKEDIYLSEREKAFILASAPKTKVNLNLNYKINKFNVNLQMVRFDKVTLIGYDGAKQVYNPKVTTDLSFGCEFSKNLNLTLGSKNLFNRYPTLQTTQVTSGNTESGGIFDPVQMGFAGRQVFARLNFKF, from the coding sequence ATGAAAATAAAATACATCAGCATTATTTTCCTTGGAGCTTCTACCCTTTCCTATGCCCAGCAAATAAAGGATACTTTAAAAGAATCAAAGATAGACGAAGTAGCCATTACCGGAAGCCGGAATAAAAAAAGAACCGTTGTTAATACTCCTGTCCCTATTGATATCATCGATATTAAACAGGTAAGCCAGTCAACCGGCCAGGTGGAAGTCAACCAGCTCTTACAGTTTTCTGCTCCCTCTTTCAATTCCAACAAACAATCAGGATCCGACGGTGCTGATGCAGTAGATCCCGCCACTTTAAGAGGTCTTGGCCCTGATCAGACGTTGCTTCTTTTGAATGGGAAAAGATACCATCAATCTTCACTGATCAATCTTTTCGGAACCAAAGGAAGAGGAAATACCGGATATGACATGAATACCATTCCTATTGGCGCCATCAAAAGAGTGGAAGTTCTTCGTGACGGAGCCTCTGCCCAATACGGATCGGATGCTATTGCAGGGGTAATTAACGTGATCCTTAATGATCGTGACAAAGGTTTTGAAGGCAATGCATTCTATGGAATGAATCTTTTCAAAAGCCCCGGAAATAATGATGTTGTTTCCGATCACAAAGTGGATGGGACTACTTTTGATTTCAGCGGGAATTTCGGAACTAAAATAGGATCAAAAGGCGGCTTTGGAAATTTTACAGCAGAATTTATCAACAAAGATTATGCGATACGTAATGCCAATCCCGATATCTACAATAAACCATCTCTGGCACCAAGACAGCGCTTCGGAGATGCCAAGGCTCAAAATATTTATTTTTTCGGCAATGTTGAACTTCCTCTATCAGATGGATTAAAATTTTATTCCCGTCAGGGTTTTTCACACAGAAACACCAAAGCCTATGCGTGGACCAGGACAGCGGATGCAGATGGAAATATCCCTGAAATATATCCTTCAGGCTTTAATCCGATTGAAAATACCAGCATTTCAGATTTTACTTTTGACAATGGTTTAAAATTTAAGGTCTTAGACTGGGATGTGGATTTTTACAATGCTTTTGGCAATAACAGGTTTACCTATCAGATTGACAATACCATCAATGCTACTTTGGGAGTGAAATCACCGACAAGCTTTAATGCCGGAGGGCATTCATTGCTGCAGAATACGACTGGCTTTAATGCTGTGAAACAATTTAAAGTACTGGAAGGACTGAATATTGCTTTCGGATCAGAATTCAGGTATGAAAAATTTAATATTATCAAAGGTGAAGAAGCCTCCTATGCAATGTATGATATCAATGGAAATGTGGTTACAAAAGATACTCCACAAAATTTATGGGTATCAGTACCTGGTTCTGATCCTACACGTTACCGTCCTGGGGGATCACAAGGGTTTCCCGGCTATTCTATTGATTTAGGCAAAAGCAGAAATAATTTTGCAGCATATATAGATACGGAATTAGATGTTACAAAAAACTGGATGATAAGTGTTGCAGGAAGATTTGAAAATTATAATGATTTTGGAAGTACTTTGAATGGAAAATTTGCGACAAGATACGCGATCACTCCGCAGTTTGCTTTCCGTGGTTCCGTTTCTACCGGATTCAGAGCGCCTTCTCTGGCGCAGAAGTATTACAGCCAGCAGTTCACCAACTTCCAGGGCGGTAAACTGGTCACTATTCAGCTCGCTTCTAATGACAGCAAGCTGGCAAGCAGCCTTGGAATTCCCCAATTGAAACAGGAAACTTCTGTAAATGGAAGTGCCGGATTTACTTTCAATACAGGAAAATTTACAGCAACAATAGATGGTTATTATATTCAAGTGAAAGACAGAATCGTCCTTACCGGATATTTTGCACAAGAAGACTTACCGGCAGAAGTTCAGGCGGAGAATCCATTTATTGACCAGGTGCAGTTCTTTTCCAATGCAATTGATACCCGTACGAAAGGGGTTGACCTTATTTTAAGCTATAGCGAAAATATAGGTTCCGGAAAACTCACTGCCACTTTAGCCGGAAACTATAACGACATGGAAATTACCAAGGTAAATACATCCGAACAGCTGGCAGGGAAAGAAGATATTTATCTGAGCGAAAGAGAAAAGGCATTTATTCTGGCTTCAGCGCCAAAAACCAAAGTTAATTTAAATCTTAACTATAAAATCAACAAATTCAATGTAAATCTGCAGATGGTAAGGTTTGATAAAGTAACCTTAATTGGGTATGACGGCGCAAAGCAGGTATATAATCCAAAGGTAACAACGGATCTGTCTTTTGGCTGTGAATTTTCTAAAAATCTGAATCTGACGTTGGGAAGTAAAAACCTATTCAACCGTTACCCTACTTTACAGACAACCCAAGTAACTAGCGGAAATACAGAATCCGGAGGTATTTTTGATCCTGTACAGATGGGATTTGCAGGAAGGCAGGTTTTTGCCAGACTTAACTTTAAGTTCTAA